A section of the Phaseolus vulgaris cultivar G19833 chromosome 8, P. vulgaris v2.0, whole genome shotgun sequence genome encodes:
- the LOC137826722 gene encoding uncharacterized protein isoform X2, which produces MEGFLNGTIRDSQKVGTQSLSEDKEVAVEVDDSQDGDIVITHEEEAPQSEEKKVLVESGKLEETEEDVSESVAETFEPDTVKDAQVENTVESDAVMIEFNEDFESDPDGVKGTDLYPSVSGNEGLRETEVVETAIVKDMTVAEEEKNVVPDAVSKTLLGEVEEANDVCGDYSLTLTDAETSVPKPCESDKVAPTIIEKSLDLKLTLDESVQESSGGLEESSYESAKESFQPSLSVVPDAESNENQTTVPVAQREITSWKSCCGLIEIMRGGGR; this is translated from the exons ATGGAAGGATTTCTCAACGGAACAATACGAGACAGCCAGAAAGTAGGAACACAATCTTTGAGTGAAGATAAGGAGGTGGCTGTTGAAGTTGATGATTCCCAAGATGGTGATATTGTCATCACTCATGAAGAGGAGGCACCACAAAGTGAGGAGAAAAAGGTGTTGGTTGAGTCAGGCAAACTTGAAGAGACAGAAGAAGATGTTTCTGAATCAGTTGCTGAGACTTTTGAGCCTGATACTGTGAAAGATGCTCAAGTGGAGAATACAGTGGAATCAGATGCTGTTATGATAGAATTTAATGAAGATTTTGAATCCGATCCAGATGGGGTTAAAGGAACAGATTTGTATCCTTCAGTTTCAGGAAATGAAGGATTGAGGGAGACTGAAGTGGTTGAAACAGCAATTGTTAAGGACATGACGGTTGCAGAAGAGGAGAAGAATGTTGTGCCTGATGCTGTATCAAAAACGTTACTTGGGGAGGTTGAGGAAGCAAATGATGTTTGTGGTGATTATTCTTTGACTCTAACTGATGCGGAGACAAGTGTTCCAAAACCATGTGAGAGTGACAAGGTTGCTCCAACCATAATTGAAAAATCATTGGATTTGAAGCTAACTTTGGATGAGAGTGTACAGGAATCATCAGGTGGTCTAGAAGAGTCATCCTATGAAAGTGCCAAGGAGTCTTTTCAACCATCACTTAGTGTTGTTCCTGATGCTGAAAGCAATGAAAATCAA ACCACTGTCCCTGTGGCTCAAAGGGAAATCACTTCTTGGAAAAGTTGCTGCGGACTCATTGAGATTATGAGGGGTGGTGGTAGATAA
- the LOC137823791 gene encoding peroxisomal and mitochondrial division factor 2-like, whose protein sequence is MADDGVANGGVDEQYGEESTTKIAVLQRERDELLNENAARKEEIEELTAELDGLRKDRAVNNQKIEEMQRELVQSREGAKAAEVIAARAADLETDLARLQHDMISEMSAAEEARADAAELRKALGEKESRVESLERKIGVLETKEIEERNKRIRFEEEMRDKIDEKEKEIKAFKQKFEELEKIAGEKKSELEKIVAQKNSELEESVKQKLKLEELLTESGKKVTVLESSIVQLREEAKEAEKVILSLKEKASETIKKIDRGVKGIDGEEKVLKLQWPVVAAAGSTGAVVAAAAVFYVCYGRRR, encoded by the coding sequence ATGGCGGATGACGGTGTTGCCAACGGCGGCGTAGATGAGCAGTACGGTGAGGAATCGACGACGAAGATCGCGGTGTTGCAACGCGAGCGTGATGAATTGTTGAACGAGAACGCCGCGAGGAAGGAGGAGATCGAGGAACTGACGGCGGAGCTCGACGGTTTGCGAAAGGACCGCGCGGTGAATAATCAGAAGATCGAGGAGATGCAACGGGAGTTGGTTCAGTCGCGCGAGGGGGCGAAGGCGGCGGAGGTTATCGCGGCGAGGGCGGCCGACCTGGAGACGGACCTGGCGAGGCTGCAACATGATATGATATCGGAGATGAGTGCAGCGGAGGAAGCGAGAGCGGATGCTGCTGAATTGAGAAAGGCTTTGGGAGAGAAGGAGTCTAGGGTTGAGTCTCTGGAAAGGAAGATTGGAGTTCTGGAAACAAAGGAAATTGAGGAAAGGAACAAGAGGATTAGGTTCGAGGAGGAGATGAGAGATAAAATTGATGAAAAGGAGAAGGAGATCAAAGCTTTCAAGCAGAAGTTTGAGGAGTTGGAGAAAATTGCTGGTGAGAAAAAATCTGAGTTGGAGAAGATTGTTGCTCAGAAAAATTCTGAGTTGGAGGAGTCGGTTAAGCAGAAATTGAAGTTAGAGGAGTTACTTACAGAATCGGGGAAGAAAGTAACAGTTTTGGAATCAAGTATTGTTCAATTGCGTGAGGAAGCAAAGGAAGCAGAGAAGGTGATCTTATCACTGAAAGAGAAGGCGAGCGAGACTATTAAGAAAATTGATCGAGGTGTAAAGGGCATAGATGGTGAAGAGAAGGTGTTGAAGTTACAGTGGCCAGTGGTGGCAGCAGCAGGCTCTACAGGAGCTGTTGTTGCGGCGGCTGCTGTATTCTATGTCTGCTATGGGAGACGGAGGTGA
- the LOC137826722 gene encoding uncharacterized protein isoform X1: protein MPSVSRRKAKQAKKLKTWSILNHHSSPAHQIQGEAVSANNSKKMEGFLNGTIRDSQKVGTQSLSEDKEVAVEVDDSQDGDIVITHEEEAPQSEEKKVLVESGKLEETEEDVSESVAETFEPDTVKDAQVENTVESDAVMIEFNEDFESDPDGVKGTDLYPSVSGNEGLRETEVVETAIVKDMTVAEEEKNVVPDAVSKTLLGEVEEANDVCGDYSLTLTDAETSVPKPCESDKVAPTIIEKSLDLKLTLDESVQESSGGLEESSYESAKESFQPSLSVVPDAESNENQTTVPVAQREITSWKSCCGLIEIMRGGGR, encoded by the exons ATGCCTTCAGTTTCAAGAAGAAAAGCAAAACAAGCAAAAAAACTCAAAACTTGGAGCATTCTCAACCACCATTCTTCCCCTGCTCATCAAATCCAAG GGGAAGCTGTTTCAGCAAACAACAGCAAGAAAATGGAAGGATTTCTCAACGGAACAATACGAGACAGCCAGAAAGTAGGAACACAATCTTTGAGTGAAGATAAGGAGGTGGCTGTTGAAGTTGATGATTCCCAAGATGGTGATATTGTCATCACTCATGAAGAGGAGGCACCACAAAGTGAGGAGAAAAAGGTGTTGGTTGAGTCAGGCAAACTTGAAGAGACAGAAGAAGATGTTTCTGAATCAGTTGCTGAGACTTTTGAGCCTGATACTGTGAAAGATGCTCAAGTGGAGAATACAGTGGAATCAGATGCTGTTATGATAGAATTTAATGAAGATTTTGAATCCGATCCAGATGGGGTTAAAGGAACAGATTTGTATCCTTCAGTTTCAGGAAATGAAGGATTGAGGGAGACTGAAGTGGTTGAAACAGCAATTGTTAAGGACATGACGGTTGCAGAAGAGGAGAAGAATGTTGTGCCTGATGCTGTATCAAAAACGTTACTTGGGGAGGTTGAGGAAGCAAATGATGTTTGTGGTGATTATTCTTTGACTCTAACTGATGCGGAGACAAGTGTTCCAAAACCATGTGAGAGTGACAAGGTTGCTCCAACCATAATTGAAAAATCATTGGATTTGAAGCTAACTTTGGATGAGAGTGTACAGGAATCATCAGGTGGTCTAGAAGAGTCATCCTATGAAAGTGCCAAGGAGTCTTTTCAACCATCACTTAGTGTTGTTCCTGATGCTGAAAGCAATGAAAATCAA ACCACTGTCCCTGTGGCTCAAAGGGAAATCACTTCTTGGAAAAGTTGCTGCGGACTCATTGAGATTATGAGGGGTGGTGGTAGATAA
- the LOC137826302 gene encoding transcription factor PAR1-like has protein sequence MSSSMEQEDNTPKHTIIPTFLRKPSDDQANSTVSSHKSLHVFRHSRRRCRKELTVKEPAKEGEDEEKEKEKEEDEDGDGDDREEIERKIHALQRIVPGGESLGVDKLFDETAGYILALQYQVKALRALTGFFEKLEKEKTKFGG, from the coding sequence ATGTCATCATCCATGGAACAAGAAGATAACACCCCAAAACACACTATCATACCCACATTCCTCAGAAAACCTTCAGACGACCAGGCCAACTCCACCGTCTCCTCTCACAAGTCTTTGCATGTTTTTCGCCACAGCAGGAGGCGGTGTAGGAAGGAACTCACTGTGAAAGAGCCTGCCAAGGAAGGCgaagatgaagagaaagaaaaagaaaaagaagaagatgaagacgGGGACGGTGATGACAGAGAAGAGATAGAGAGGAAGATTCATGCATTGCAGAGGATTGTGCCTGGTGGGGAGTCATTAGGGGTGGACAAACTCTTTGATGAAACTGCTGGCTATATTCTGGCCTTGCAGTACCAGGTGAAAGCCTTGAGGGCTCTCACTGGTTTCTTTGAGAAGTTGGagaaggagaagacaaagttTGGAGGTTGA